The following proteins come from a genomic window of Mycolicibacterium rufum:
- the istB gene encoding IS21-like element helper ATPase IstB: protein MSTTHRPAEPIGADLLRLLKALKLGALADTLPERAALARQHKLSHIGFLETLLADEVSRRESRSAALRATKAGLDPSMRFDTWTAHDDLRYDRTLLGDLTSLRFLDAGQSAIVLGPVGVGKTHLATALGHMAIRRRHTVLFGRADKLFTRLRAARLDHTVDAEIRRLATVDVLIIDDFALRPLDATETSDFYEIVVERHRTKTTIVTSNREPAEWLTMTADTLLAQSAVDRLTSAAHSLVIEGPSYRQRSRPQLDPEHPDRHPQ from the coding sequence ATGTCGACCACCCACCGGCCCGCCGAGCCGATCGGCGCGGATCTGCTCCGGCTGCTCAAGGCCCTCAAACTCGGCGCCCTGGCCGACACCCTGCCCGAACGCGCCGCCCTGGCCCGACAACACAAACTCAGCCACATCGGGTTCCTCGAGACACTGCTCGCCGACGAGGTGTCACGACGTGAATCACGATCCGCGGCATTGCGAGCGACCAAAGCCGGGCTCGATCCGAGCATGCGCTTCGACACCTGGACCGCCCACGACGACCTGCGCTACGACCGCACCCTGCTCGGAGATCTCACCTCACTGCGCTTCCTCGACGCCGGCCAGTCCGCGATCGTCCTCGGACCCGTCGGCGTCGGCAAGACGCATCTGGCAACAGCACTGGGACACATGGCTATTCGCCGCCGCCACACCGTGCTGTTCGGCCGAGCCGACAAACTGTTCACCCGGCTGCGCGCCGCACGCCTGGACCACACCGTCGACGCCGAAATCCGCCGACTTGCCACCGTCGACGTCCTCATCATCGACGACTTCGCGCTACGACCGCTGGATGCCACCGAAACCAGCGACTTCTACGAAATCGTCGTCGAACGCCACCGCACCAAGACCACCATCGTGACGTCGAACCGAGAACCCGCCGAATGGCTCACCATGACCGCCGACACCCTGCTGGCGCAATCAGCCGTCGACCGGCTGACCTCGGCAGCTCACTCCCTGGTCATCGAGGGACCGTCCTACCGCCAACGCAGCCGCCCCCAGCTTGACCCAGAGCACCCTGACCGCCATCCTCAGTAA